From one Clostridia bacterium genomic stretch:
- a CDS encoding flagellar biosynthetic protein FliO yields MDWELLWSIIKLLVALPVVIAVTYWVIRYGLGAQFRGGYPSAGLRVIDRVMLTPKSFIAVVRVDKEYLVVAGGEKDINLIARLDHYPETSFSSPELLSSKVATSYNLVRRWFLKENR; encoded by the coding sequence GTGGACTGGGAGTTATTGTGGTCAATCATTAAGTTGTTGGTTGCTTTACCCGTGGTAATTGCTGTCACCTATTGGGTGATTCGTTATGGGCTAGGCGCTCAGTTCCGAGGAGGGTATCCCAGCGCCGGTCTGCGAGTTATTGACCGGGTTATGCTTACCCCCAAGTCATTTATTGCCGTGGTTCGGGTCGATAAAGAGTACTTGGTAGTGGCAGGGGGAGAAAAAGATATAAATTTAATCGCCCGGCTAGACCATTACCCGGAAACTTCTTTTTCTTCCCCAGAACTCTTATCCTCAAAAGTTGCAACTAGTTATAATTTGGTCCGGCGTTGGTTCCTCAAAGAGAACAGGTGA